A window of Nocardia arthritidis genomic DNA:
CCGCGCGGTATTGCTCGGCAGGCACGCGAATGCCGTCTCCGCCTCGGTGCTCGGTCGATGATTCGCCGACTCCGATACGGAGGTAGGCGCGGTCGGCGAATTCCAGGATGTTCTCCCGCTCGCGTTCGAGCATGCGCACCGCGCCGGATCGGAATAGATATCGGCATGCGCAGCGGAATACGAACGGTAGTAACCGATGAGCCGGTCCTCGATGGCAACGCGGCGCTGCGGCGCATTCGTCAATTGCCGCAGCGCGTAGGCGCGGGTGAGTGGATGCAGCCGCAGCCGCCCCGGTTCGTCCGCTGCCGAGTGCAGAAAATCCACAAGCGCGGTGTCGGCGACGCACTGTATTTCGCGGCGCAGCCGCTCGCCATCGAGCCCGAGCGCAGCGCCGACGGCCTCACGCGACACCGTGACCGCGTGCAGCGCCACGGTAAGTACGACGACCTGCCCGGTCGGCGACAACACATTCCACGACCGGTCGAAGATCGGGTCGAAGATATCGTGATCGGCCGCGGCGCGCAGCCGTGCGATCGAGGAGCGCAAATCATCGCCGTCGTAACGCATCTGGGCCGCGGTGAGGCGAATAGCCAATGGATTGCCACCCGTTGCCGCAAGATACTCCCGCAGCAGCGCGCCCGCGCTGGAGGTCAGTGCCGCCACCTGGAGCCGATCGCCCTCTTCGTGAGCCAACCGGGCGCGGGCCTTGTCGTCGAGCCCGTCGAGGTCGATCGGCCACGCCTCGCGCGAATACCGCTGCCGGGCCGTGACGAGGAATTTGCTCCGCGCCGGGTCGACACCGCGAATCAACTCCCGGATCGACTCGTCGCCCGCGTCCAGATCGTCGATGATCACCAGACATCGTTCGCCGTTGAGGTGTTCGATCGTTCGTTTCAGTCGGTCGGCCGTCGGCAGGGCGCGCAGGTACCGGAAGTCCATCACCTCGGAGACGGCCTCGACGACGGCATCGAGCTGGGGCGTGCTCGCCGCCCGATCGCACCACATGACGGTGTCGAACTGTCTTGCACCGGAACGCTTCTCGGATTCGGTGAGGAGCCAGCCGATACGGTTCGCCAACGCCGATTTGCCCATACCGCCGAGGCCGGAGATACAGACCACCGGGTTGCGCGACGCGAGACCGTCTAGCGCGCGGCGCACTTCGGTCGCTCGGTCGACAAAGTTGATCGACAGTGCGGTGAGGTTGTGCCGCACCGTCGTTCGGGCGGGCGGCGGATCCGGTGGCGGTCGCGGCGGATCCGGTTCGTCGCTCGGCGGCCGCGCCACGAGCGCACCGAGCAGGTGACTGCGTAGCGTCAAGAACACAAGTGCCTGTGCAGAATCCGCAGCGATGATCGAGAAGTGATCGCCGGGAAGGGCTTTCACCTCGGGGAAGAGTCCGGCGGCCGAGGCGGGCCGGACGACGTTGTCGCTGGTGCCGGCGTACAGGTACAGCGGGATCGGGCAGTTCTGCGCGTCAACGGTTTTGGCGTACTGGATATGTTCCAGGACGATCTGCTGTGCGTCGGTCACCTTTTTCGCGATCGGGCGCAGCTCCGCCTCCTGCGGATGTTTCCAGAATCCGGATGCCGAGCGCCGCAGCAGGATGGCGAGTTCGGAGCCGGAGTTCGGACAGGCCAGCATCACCACCGCCGCGATCCGGCGCAGCTCCAGCCCGCGGCCGCGCTGGATCATCCGCGCCAGATATCGCTGCACGATCAGGCCGCCCTGACTGTGGCTGACGAGCACGATCCGCTCGTACGCCGCGACCCGCACGTCGAGGTAGGTGCGCAGATAGTCGGCGATGACGTCGTAGTCCGGAATGGCGCGCAGCGGGTTGAACCGGACCTTCGGGCTCTCGTACTGCATGGCGAACACGTCGAAATCCGACGTCAGCTCAGCGTCTTTCGCGATCCACGAGATGATGTCCGCCCAGGTCCGGGCGGACGAGAACAGGCCGTGCACCAGCACGACGGCCGCCCGCTTGGGTGTGTTCACCGCAGTTCCCCCACCGTCATCGATCGCGCCACCCCGGCACCGTCACCGAATAACGGTAGTCCGGGGCCAGCGGTATACGGCGGGCTTTCGCCTGGTCCGAGTCCAAGACGTTGCGCAGCCGCACGGTGATTGGCGTTACTGGCCGGTAATGCCGATCGCGATCGGCGTCGGCTGGCTATTCTGAGTGAGCCGCGCCACTCGGTGCCGGGTCATTCCGTATGTTGTTGCGCGGGGGTGGGGCGCCACGCTCAGATATCGGGACAAGGATATGACGACAGCAGATATCGGTTACGTGCACGAATCGGGTAAGACGGTTTATACGGTGCCCGAGGCGTTTCAGGAGACCAGGAAGTTGCGGCCTGGGCAGG
This region includes:
- a CDS encoding alpha/beta fold hydrolase, with translation MNTPKRAAVVLVHGLFSSARTWADIISWIAKDAELTSDFDVFAMQYESPKVRFNPLRAIPDYDVIADYLRTYLDVRVAAYERIVLVSHSQGGLIVQRYLARMIQRGRGLELRRIAAVVMLACPNSGSELAILLRRSASGFWKHPQEAELRPIAKKVTDAQQIVLEHIQYAKTVDAQNCPIPLYLYAGTSDNVVRPASAAGLFPEVKALPGDHFSIIAADSAQALVFLTLRSHLLGALVARPPSDEPDPPRPPPDPPPARTTVRHNLTALSINFVDRATEVRRALDGLASRNPVVCISGLGGMGKSALANRIGWLLTESEKRSGARQFDTVMWCDRAASTPQLDAVVEAVSEVMDFRYLRALPTADRLKRTIEHLNGERCLVIIDDLDAGDESIRELIRGVDPARSKFLVTARQRYSREAWPIDLDGLDDKARARLAHEEGDRLQVAALTSSAGALLREYLAATGGNPLAIRLTAAQMRYDGDDLRSSIARLRAAADHDIFDPIFDRSWNVLSPTGQVVVLTVALHAVTVSREAVGAALGLDGERLRREIQCVADTALVDFLHSAADEPGRLRLHPLTRAYALRQLTNAPQRRVAIEDRLIGYYRSYSAAHADIYSDPARCACSNASGRTSWNSPTAPTSVSESANHRPSTEAETAFACLPSNTAR